A region of the Pseudomonas anguilliseptica genome:
AGGGCGATCTGAAAGACTTCAGCTTCGTCGTCTACGAATGGCACCAGGACGGCACCAAGTCCGAAGCCAAGTAAGCTCTTAGCCTGAACCCAAAACCCACTGCTCCGGCAGTGGGTTTTGTTTATTAGAAGAATTCCGGTTGCATGCTGCGCCAAAAGCGCTGCCTTGCGTGACAACCCAGGAGTTAGGCAATGCCTGATCTTTATCACTACCTGCAACAGCTGGTTAACGGTCTGACCGTTGGCAGCACCTATGCCTTGATTGCCATCGGCTACACCATGGTTTACGGCATTATCGGCATGATCAACTTCGCCCATGGCGAGGTTTACATGATTGGCTCGTACGTAGCCTTCATTGTGGTCGCCGGCCTGGCCATGTATGGCCTGGACAGTTTACCCATCGTGATGATTGCGGCCTTCGCCGCCAGCATCATTGTCGCCAGCGCCTATGGCTACAGCATCGAACGGGTCGCCTACCGCCCTCTGCGCGGCGGCAACCGTCTGATT
Encoded here:
- a CDS encoding ABC transporter permease subunit; the encoded protein is MPDLYHYLQQLVNGLTVGSTYALIAIGYTMVYGIIGMINFAHGEVYMIGSYVAFIVVAGLAMYGLDSLPIVMIAAFAASIIVASAYGYSIERVAYRPLRGGNRLIPLISAIGMSIFLQNQVLLAQDSKDKSIPNLLPGNFVFGES